Proteins from a genomic interval of Onychostoma macrolepis isolate SWU-2019 chromosome 17, ASM1243209v1, whole genome shotgun sequence:
- the hhipl1 gene encoding HHIP-like protein 1 — translation MWYFCDVFGRIWQSPFILFYLFAFWIAPAFLHPQCLDFKPPFQPQQELQFCQMYKYFGCCDYARDQELMAKYYRIMDNFDYYGYSNCAVYVQDLLCQECSPYAAHLFDAEDPSTPLRTIPGLCPDYCSQFYSKCRSFLTLLSDDPRLSELEHDQRRLCQYLELDDPDYCYPHLLSNERLTKNLGRTSADSEGCLQLCLEEVANGLRNPLAMVHANDGTHRFFIAEQVGLVWVYLPDRSKLEKPFLNITKAVLTSPWEGDERGFLGLTFHPNFKYNGKLYVYYSVEVGIDERIRISEFRISSTDMNVVDHGSERIILEIDEPASNHNGGQLLFADDGYLYIFTGDGGMAGDPFGKFGNAQNKSALLGKVLRIDVDDNERGPLYRIPPDNPFVHEPKARPEVFAYGVRNMWRCSVDRGDPNTKEGKGRIFCGDVGQNKYEEVDIVEKGRNYGWRAKEGFSCYDKKLCANSSLDDVLPIYAYPHKMGKSVTGGYVYRGCENPNLNGMYIFGDFMSGRLMSLKENRNTHNWEFSEICMGVGLTCSFPGLINNYYPYIISFAEDEAGELYFMSTEIPSATSPTGVVYKIVDPSRRAPPGKCHYEPLSVRVRSKLIPFEPKETLIGVHVPTKNPRLSNPEEPPDTGSKNWLQELLDIFREQDEQITPTPFTPTTLKPLRTSRQRKGRRRKGKHKNGAVRLVGDEEGRRDRGRVEVYANGEWGTVCDDLWNTKNAIVVCRQLGFQHALKAAKHAEFGEGTSLKIILDDVQCLGTEETLLDCQHAGIGTHNCAHYEDAGVICGNSGLE, via the exons ATGTGGTACTTTTGCGATGTTTTCGGCCGTATATGGCAGTCgccgtttattttgttttatttgtttgcgttTTGGATCGCACCTGCGTTCCTGCATCCGCAGTGTTTGGATTTTAAACCTCCCTTTCAGCCTCAACAAGAACTACAGTTCTGTCAAATGTATAAATACTTCGGCTGCTGTGACTATGCCAGAGACCAAGAGCTGATGGCAAAATACTATCGGATAATGGATAATTTCGATTATTATGGGTATTCCAACTGTGCAGTTTACGTCCAGGATTTGCTCTGTCAG GAATGCTCTCCATACGCTGCTCACCTTTTTGATGCCGAAGACCCCAGCACACCTTTACGGACCATACCTGGACTCTGCCCGGACTACTGCTCTCAGTTCTATTCCAAGTGCAGATCCTTTCTTACCTTGTTGTCTGATGACCCACGTCTTTCAGAACTTGAGCATGACCAGCGCAGACTTTGTCAGTACCTCGAGCTGGATGACCCAGATTACTGTTATCCTCATCTGCTGAGCAATGAACGGTTGACCAAAAATCTGGGCCGCACCTCAGCAGACTCTGAAGGCTGCTTGCAGCTGTGTTTGGAGGAGGTTGCCAATGGACTCAGAAATCCTCTTGCCATGGTTCACGCCAATGATGGCACGCACAGGTTTTTCATTGCTGAACAAGTTGGCCTGGTCTGGGTATACCTTCCAGATCGATCAAAGCTGGAAAAGCCATTTCTAAACATCACAAAGGCTGTGCTGACATCTCCATGGGAAGGTGATGAAAGAGGCTTTTTGGGACTCACCTTTCACCCCAACTTTAAATACAACGGGAAGCTTTATGTTTACTACTCTGTTGAGGTGGGCATTGATGAAAGAATCCGTATTAGTGAGTTCCGGATCTCTTCTACAGATATGAACGTGGTTGACCATGGTTCAGAGAG AATAATTTTGGAGATCGATGAACCTGCTTCTAATCACAATGGTGGGCAGCTTCTCTTCGCTGATGATGGATACTTATACATCTTTACTGGGGATGGTGGAATGGCAGGAGATCCATTTGGGAAATTTGGAAATGCACAGAACAA ATCTGCCCTTTTGGGAAAGGTTCTGCGCATTGATGTAGATGACAACGAAAGGGGGCCACTTTATAGAATCCCACCGGACAATCCGTTTGTGCATGAACCCAAAGCTCGTCCAGAGGTGTTTGCCTACGGAGTGAGGAACATGTGGAGGTGTTCGGTAGACAGAGGAGATCCGAACACCAAGGAAGGAAAAGGACGAATCTTCTGTGGGGATGTGGGCCAGAATAAGTATGAGGAAGTAGACATTGTGGAGAAAGGCCGGAATTATGGCTGGAGAGCAAAAGAGGGCTTCTCTTGTTACGACAAAAAACTCTGTGCCAACAGCTCCTTAG ATGATGTTCTTCCAATTTATGCATATCCACACAAAATGGGTAAATCTGTCACAGGTGGATATGTTTACAGAGGCTGTGAAAATCCAAATTTAAATGGAATGTACATATTTGGAGACTTCATGAGTGG ACGCCTGATGAGTTTAAAGgaaaacagaaacacacacaattgGGAATTCAGTGAGATTTGCATGGGTGTGGGCCTGACTTGTTCATTTCCAGGGCTCATTAACAATTACTATCCGTACATCATATCGTTTGCAGAGGATGAAGCAG GTGAACTCTATTTCATGTCCACTGAAATACCAAGTGCAACATCTCCGACAGGTGTTGTGTACAAGATTGTTGATCCCTCAAG ACGTGCACCACCAGGAAAATGTCATTATGAGCCTCTTTCAGTTCGTGTTAGGAGCAAACTTATACCATTCGAGCCAAAGGAAA CACTAATAGGAGTCCATGTTCCAACAAAGAATCCCAGACTCTCAAATCCAGAGGAACCTCCTGACACTGGCTCAAAAAACTGGCTTCAAGAGCTGCTGGACATCTTTAGAGAGCAGGACGAGCAGATCACCCCCACACCATTCACCCCAACTACACTCAAGCCCCTCAGGACATCCAGGCAGAGGAAAGGTAGACGCAGGAAGGGCAAGCACAAGAACGGAGCAGTGAGATTGGTCGGGGATGAAGAGGGTCGGAGGGATCGGGGAAGGGTGGAAGTATACGCTAATGGGGAATGGGGGACCGTTTGTGACGATCTCTGGAACACTAAGAATGCCATAGTGGTTTGCCGGCAGCTCGGGTTCCAACATGCACTTAAGGCTGCCAAGCACGCTGAGTTTGGGGAGGGGACGAGCCTGAAGATTATTCTGGATGATGTGCAGTGTTTGGGGACAGAGGAAACTCTCTTGGACTGTCAGCATGCTGGGATTGGCACACACAACTGCGCTCACTACGAAGACGCAGGAGTGATATGTGGAAATTCAGGCCTGGAATAA